In Pseudorasbora parva isolate DD20220531a chromosome 20, ASM2467924v1, whole genome shotgun sequence, a single window of DNA contains:
- the LOC137049166 gene encoding sialic acid-binding Ig-like lectin 14: MNKAEKIILLSFLLQGFRCREFSISLPEKIKALSGSCVIIKFTFEIEEKYEKNLTESSTGCWHKDGTEPEKIVFNSSMSSQNSIIKGNITGILHKKDCTTVVYDVRSNYSGTYYFRIESEGGLKWTYTKKHVQIEVIESPPKPTVKLIEEQDVLEGSSVSLRCSAESLCSSPPPTLTWSSTPRIPLSEIRQQELISDLNFTATHRHHRVTFTCTITYQLQDKNKTAQDNITLHVQYAPKISPSSSCNGSNVTVCFCEVDGNPSPELEWRLSGRPVTNSSNTFISEERLNSTGLRSSITLHQSLTHTSTLECVGNNTHGNATKRLQLPLSVNREFQFYVNLSSLMIGVAVGAVLVIMFCAVRCICVRLSTRQNVQNEAADTYASLQLSAPPSEYETLNIKRVDTQ, encoded by the exons ATGAATAAGGCAGAGAAAATCATTCTTTTATCCTTTCTGCTACAAG GATTTCGGTGTAGAGAATTCAGCATCAGTCTACCAGAGAAGATTAAAGCTCTCAGTGGATCCTGTGTGATCATAAAGTTCACATTTGAGATTGAGGAAAAATATGAGAAAAACCTCACTGAGAGTTCTACAGGATGTTGGCATAAAGATGGGACTGAACCTGAGAAAATAGTTTTCAACTCTTCCATGTCCAGCCAAAACTCAATTATTAAGGGAAACATAACTGGAATATTACATAAGAAGGACTGTACCACCGTCGTTTATGATGTTCGATCAAATTACAGTGGTACTTATTACTTTAGGATTGAGAGTGAAGGTGGATTGAAATGGACttacacaaaaaaacatgttcaGATAGAAGTGATTG AGTCTCCACCCAAACCCACAGTGAAGCTGATTGAGGAACAGGACGTGTTGGAGGGGAGCTCTGTGAGTCTGCGCTGCTCTGCTGAGTCTCTCTGCTCCTCTCCTCCACCAACTCTCACATGGAGCTCCACTCCCAGAATCCCCCTCAGTGAGATCAGACAACAGGAGCTCATCTCTGATCTGAACTTCACTGCGACTCACCGTCACCACAGAGTCACTTTCACCTGCACTATAACCTACCAGCTACAGGACAAGAACAAAACAGCACAGGACAACATCACATTACATGTTCAGT ATGCCCCTAAAATCTCTCCGTCCTCCAGCTGTAACGGATCTAATGTAACTGTGTGTTTCTGTGAGGTTGATGGGAATCCCTCTCCTGAACTGGAGTGGCGTCTGTCTGGACGTCCTGTCACTAACTCTTCAAACACGTTCATCAGTGAAGAGCGATTGAACAGCACAGGCTTGAGGAGCTCCATCACTCTACatcagtcactcacacacacatccactCTGGAGTGTGTCGGCAACAACACTCATGGCAATGCAACTAAACGGCTTCAACTGCCTCTCTCTGTAAACCGTGAGTTTCAGTTCT ATGTGAATCTTTCCTCTTTGATGATTGGAGTTGCTGTTGGAGCCGTGCTGGTCATTATGTTCTGTGCCGTTAGATGTATCTGTGTACG ATTGTCCACCAGGCAGAAC GTTCAGAATGAGGCCGCAGACACATATGCATCTCTTCAGCTCTCTGCTCCACCCTCTGAATATGagactttgaatattaaaaGAGTTGACACACAATAA
- the LOC137049104 gene encoding uncharacterized protein encodes MKAFQCILLLFSCLFLETLALECDVIPGNLKQIDAGVGVVGGVNNDNEVFLLLGNGFRRINATMKHFTVGPAGELAVNLSNSVFKFQSGQFSSIPVTFKQVDAGGDQIIVGVTPLEDVFCLNKDANNVGPSSNFPWLQLAGKLKYYSCGPYSCWGVNSAGNIVIRRAVSGASCGGSGVFDVISGSMSMVEVATDGSVFAVDTDGNLLQRTGVSSSNPLGTGWLGFLVCPNGHKHVTSDLGRLYVICSDGSIRRWNGICKGHIKELEGLLEIKKKNLHRIDHWNWTTMKVCQCILLLFSHFFCSTLALNCEVIPGTLKQIDAGVGVVGGVNNNNEVVLFLGTSFERIGLSMKHFTVGPAGELGANSTNNIFKFEDGSFKLIPEIQFKQVDAGGDQIIVGVSPVDDVFCLNKDANNAGPLGDAPWLQLAGKLKYYSCGPYSCWGVNPAGNIVIRRFVSGASCGGSGAFEAITGTLSMVEVATDGSVYGVDPQGNLVQRVGVLTSNPYGTGWANINICPNGHKHVTSDLGRLYVICSDGSIRRCI; translated from the exons ATGAAAGCTTTTCAGTGCATCCTGCTACTCTTCAGCTGTCTGTTCCTCGAAACTCTAg CTTTGGAGTGTGACGTGATTCCTGGCAACCTGAAGCAGATTGATGCTGGGGTAGGGGTAGTGGGTGGGGTGAACAATGACAATGAAGTCTTCCTGTTGCTGGGGAATGGTTTTAGGAGGATAAATGCAACCATGAAGCACTTTACGGTTGGGCCTGCTGGAGAACTAGCAGTGAATTTATCAAACAGCGTCTTTAAGTTTCAGAGTGGCCAATTTAGCTCGATTCCAG TCACTTTTAAACAGGTGGATGCTGGAGGTGACCAGATTATCGTTGGAGTTACTCCGCTTGAGGATGTCTTCTGCTTGAATAAAGATGCTAACAATGTCGGGCCATCCAGCAATTTTCCTTGGCTTCAGCTTGCAGGAAAGCTGAAGTACTACAGCTGTGGTCCTTACAGCTGTTGGGGAGTGAATTCTGCAGGGAATATCGTCATCAGAAGG GCTGTAAGTGGTGCTTCATGTGGAGGGTCGGGTGTTTTCGATGTCATTTCCGGAAGTATGTCCATGGTTGAGGTAGCAACTGATGGCAGTGTCTTCGCTGTTGACACAGATGGGAATTTATTGCAGAG aacTGGTGTCTCTTCATCAAATCCCCTTGGCACAGGTTGGTTAGGTTTTCTTGTGTGTCCCAATGGCCACAAGcatgtgacctctgacctgggGAGGCTGTATGTCATCTGTAGTGATGGATCCATCAGGAGAT GGAATGGCATCTGCAAGGGTCACATCAAGGAACTTGAAGGCTTGTtggagataaaaaaaaagaatctgcACAGAATCGATCACTG gAACTGGACCACAATGAAAGTTTGTCAGTGCATACTTCTCCTCTTTAGTCACTTCTTCTGTTCTACTCTAG CTTTGAATTGTGAAGTGATTCCTGGTACCTTGAAGCAGATTGATGCTGGGGTAGGGGTAGTGGGTGGGGTGAACAATAACAATGAAGTCGTCTTGTTCCTGGGGACAAGTTTTGAAAGGATAGGTTTATCCATGAAGCACTTTACTGTTGGACCTGCTGGAGAACTAGGGGCAAATTCAACAAACAATATCTTCAAGTTTGAGGATGGAAGCTTCAAGCTGATTCCAG AGATTCAATTCAAACAAGTGGATGCCGGAGGTGACCAGATTATTGTAGGTGTTTCTCCAGTAGACGACGTCTTCTGCTTAAATAAAGATGCTAACAATGCCGGGCCACTAGGTGATGCTCCTTGGCTTCAGCTTGCAGGAAAGCTGAAGTACTACAGCTGCGGTCCTTACAGCTGTTGGGGAGTGAATCCTGCAGGGAATATTGTCATCAGAAGG TTTGTAAGTGGTGCTTCCTGTGGCGGGTCGGGGGCTTTTGAGGCCATTACTGGAACTCTGTCCATGGTCGAAGTAGCAACTGATGGCAGCGTCTATGGAGTTGACCCTCAGGGGAATTTAGTGCAAAG AGTTGGTGTCTTGACATCCAATCCCTATGGAACAGGCTGGGCAAATATTAATATCTGTCCCAATGGCCACAAGCATGTGACCTCTGATCTGGGGAGGCTGTATGTCATCTGTAGTGATGGATCCATCAGGAGATGCATTTAA